From Rhodococcus sp. B7740, one genomic window encodes:
- a CDS encoding agmatine deiminase family protein encodes MNTAATTFTMPSETAPQDKVWMAFPCEGYSLGDDPEAKHEARSTWAAVAHAVAEFEPVTVVVDPAERAVASTYLSRDIDIVEAPLNDAWMRDIGPTFVHAQDGSVAAVDWVFNGWGAQDWAQWDKDSRIGEFVANQAAVQRITSPMVNEGGGIAVDGAGTVLVTETVQLDPGRNPGLSKADVEAELARTIGARHVIWLPRGLTRDSMRFGTRGHVDIVAAVPSPGTVLVHRQHDRAHPDYEVSSLIVDALRATHDGSGEDWNIVEVPAPRTLRDADGFVDYSYINHLVVNGGVIACSYDDPSDADAAAILREAYPGRDVVTVDARPLFERGGGIHCITQHQPSARNLG; translated from the coding sequence ATGAACACCGCCGCAACGACGTTCACGATGCCGTCGGAGACCGCGCCGCAGGACAAGGTGTGGATGGCGTTCCCCTGCGAGGGATACTCACTCGGCGACGACCCGGAGGCCAAGCACGAGGCCCGCTCGACGTGGGCTGCCGTCGCCCACGCCGTTGCCGAATTCGAGCCGGTGACCGTCGTCGTCGATCCGGCCGAACGCGCCGTCGCATCGACGTACCTCTCGCGTGACATCGACATCGTCGAAGCACCGTTGAACGACGCCTGGATGCGCGATATCGGTCCGACATTCGTTCATGCACAGGACGGTTCGGTCGCCGCCGTCGACTGGGTCTTCAACGGCTGGGGTGCACAGGACTGGGCGCAGTGGGACAAGGACAGCCGTATCGGCGAGTTCGTGGCGAATCAGGCTGCAGTACAGCGAATCACGTCGCCGATGGTCAACGAGGGCGGCGGCATCGCGGTCGACGGCGCGGGCACGGTGCTGGTGACCGAAACCGTGCAACTCGATCCGGGCCGCAACCCCGGACTGTCGAAAGCCGACGTCGAAGCGGAACTCGCACGAACCATCGGTGCGCGGCACGTCATCTGGCTGCCGCGCGGACTGACGCGCGATTCCATGCGTTTCGGTACTCGCGGGCATGTCGACATCGTCGCGGCCGTCCCGTCGCCGGGAACGGTGCTGGTGCATCGGCAACACGACAGGGCTCACCCCGACTACGAGGTCAGTTCACTGATCGTCGACGCCTTGCGTGCCACCCACGACGGCTCGGGTGAGGATTGGAACATCGTGGAGGTGCCTGCTCCGCGGACGCTGCGAGATGCCGACGGCTTCGTCGACTACAGCTACATCAATCATCTGGTGGTCAACGGCGGCGTGATCGCCTGCAGTTACGACGACCCGTCCGACGCCGACGCGGCAGCGATCCTGCGCGAGGCGTACCCGGGCCGGGACGTGGTGACCGTGGACGCGAGGCCACTGTTCGAGCGAGGCGGTGGGATCCACTGCATCACCCAGCACCAGCCTTCGGCGAGGAATCTCGGCTGA
- a CDS encoding TetR/AcrR family transcriptional regulator: MGRPSVSLLDTERITTAALALVADTGGFTIPLLAKKLGVSPSSLYNHVSGREEIVELLRERAMSEVALPGHGLDWRETVAQIARAYRDSYARYPRLIPLLTEHAVNSAHAFGMYNALADALTAAEFGPADVLNIITVLDSFVLGSALDLAAPEAPWRPSVEVGHALRAALDTASSKSSRSDEAFEYGLRALLAGFDPAPANMLDG; encoded by the coding sequence GTGGGGAGACCGTCCGTGTCACTGTTGGACACCGAACGAATCACCACTGCAGCCCTCGCGCTGGTGGCCGATACCGGTGGCTTCACCATCCCGCTCCTCGCCAAGAAACTCGGCGTCAGCCCGTCGTCGCTGTACAACCATGTGTCGGGACGCGAAGAGATAGTCGAGTTGTTGCGCGAACGCGCGATGTCCGAGGTCGCGCTACCGGGACACGGGCTCGATTGGCGTGAGACCGTCGCGCAGATCGCCCGCGCGTACCGCGACAGCTACGCCCGCTATCCACGTCTGATTCCGTTGCTCACCGAGCATGCCGTCAACAGTGCTCACGCCTTCGGCATGTACAACGCGCTGGCAGATGCCCTCACAGCGGCGGAATTCGGACCCGCCGACGTGCTGAACATCATCACTGTTCTCGACAGCTTCGTCCTCGGCTCGGCACTCGACCTGGCGGCACCGGAGGCCCCGTGGCGACCGAGTGTCGAAGTCGGTCACGCACTGCGCGCAGCCCTCGACACCGCGTCCTCCAAGTCCTCCCGCTCCGACGAGGCCTTCGAGTACGGACTCCGCGCGCTGTTGGCCGGATTCGATCCGGCGCCCGCGAACATGCTCGACGGCTGA
- a CDS encoding nitrilase-related carbon-nitrogen hydrolase: MLTITALTAPEALTRTTPTDRAPLRVGLVQHRWNPDAAALKAELLEAISAAANLGAKVVFLPEITLLRYPADTRAGANPGKEAEDLLTGPTFTLAAEAAAANGIVIHASLYEKSEAADGLGFNSAIMVSPTGELLARTRKLHIPISAGYYEDTYFRAGPAEDPYPVYSPAELGGARVGLPTCWDEWFPEVARSYALGGAEILAYPTAIGSEPSFPAFDTQPLWQHVIVGHGISNGLFMVVPNRCGDEGEITFYGSSFISDPYGRILVQAPRDESAVLVADLDLDQRREWLELFPFLLTRRPDTYGRLTEPVNADAPYGDGHAATPVVK, encoded by the coding sequence ATGCTGACGATCACCGCACTCACCGCGCCCGAGGCCCTGACCCGCACCACCCCGACCGATCGGGCACCGCTCCGCGTGGGGTTGGTTCAGCATCGCTGGAACCCCGATGCCGCGGCGTTGAAAGCCGAATTGCTCGAGGCCATCTCCGCCGCCGCGAACCTCGGGGCGAAGGTCGTCTTCCTGCCCGAGATCACCCTGCTGCGCTACCCTGCGGACACCCGTGCCGGAGCCAACCCGGGCAAAGAAGCCGAGGATCTGCTGACCGGGCCCACGTTCACACTCGCTGCCGAGGCCGCAGCCGCGAACGGCATCGTGATCCATGCTTCGCTGTACGAGAAGTCCGAAGCAGCGGACGGATTGGGCTTCAATTCCGCCATCATGGTCTCACCGACGGGCGAACTGCTGGCGCGAACCAGAAAGCTGCACATCCCCATCTCGGCCGGGTACTACGAGGACACCTACTTCCGCGCCGGTCCGGCCGAGGACCCGTATCCCGTGTACTCCCCGGCGGAACTCGGCGGTGCCAGAGTGGGCCTGCCCACCTGCTGGGACGAGTGGTTCCCCGAGGTCGCGCGCAGTTACGCACTCGGCGGCGCGGAAATTCTCGCGTATCCGACGGCCATCGGGTCCGAGCCCTCGTTCCCGGCCTTCGACACCCAACCGCTGTGGCAACACGTCATCGTCGGCCACGGCATCTCGAACGGCCTGTTCATGGTGGTACCCAACCGCTGCGGCGACGAAGGCGAGATCACCTTCTACGGTTCGTCGTTCATCTCCGATCCCTACGGCCGCATCCTGGTTCAGGCACCCCGCGACGAATCGGCCGTCCTCGTCGCGGATCTCGACCTCGATCAGCGTCGAGAATGGTTGGAGCTGTTCCCCTTCCTCCTCACACGCAGACCCGACACGTACGGCCGCCTCACCGAGCCGGTGAACGCCGACGCACCGTACGGTGACGGACACGCCGCGACACCAGTGGTCAAATGA
- a CDS encoding primary-amine oxidase, producing the protein MTFHPLDPLSSDEFATVAEVLGRDHGVGDGWRYASIEMIEPAKSEIAAFDADGTVPARRAVSVVLNRNENTTFKAVVSLDDRTTESWTHIPDVQPNFTVDEWEEADATLRAHPDVIAALADRGITDLDLVFMDTWTYGEAVTPEKYKGRRLGWSDTWVKASEGANPYAGPVGGFHCVIDVNTMELLEIEDTYRVERPEIMGEYVPRHIPERIRNASTRPPLKPLEITQTDGPSFELDGNKLTWQNWSLRVGFNYREGMTLHAVSYNDNGNVRSVANRMSFAEMVVPYRDHTEDHYRRTAFDIGEWGLGFMTTSLELGCDCLGEIRYLDAVLHNSKGEPYTITNAICIHEEDNAVLWKHVDHDAGAEVRRMRRLTVSFHATVANYEYLVYWRFYQDGNIECEVRATGIMVVTHFDEGGTHPSGTLVDNRTYAPYHQHFLVARLDLDIDGTENTVYSSETQRVPMGPDNPYGLALTQVNTPLTTESEGKQDYDWNTQKAWKVVNDNVTNGLGTRPAYKLVPGAAIPSMFDPASPIFQRAQVIGHTVWVTPNSPDERWPSGEFVNQSGIDHGLPEWTEKDRSIENTDVVVWYTFGIHHITRPEDWPVMPADTVSFWLKPFGFFDRNPSLDVTPSEPKSCHTDPGSTCH; encoded by the coding sequence ATGACCTTTCACCCCCTCGATCCCCTGTCCAGCGACGAATTCGCCACCGTAGCCGAGGTTCTCGGTCGCGACCACGGAGTCGGCGACGGCTGGCGCTACGCCTCGATCGAGATGATCGAACCGGCCAAGTCCGAGATCGCCGCATTCGACGCGGACGGTACCGTGCCTGCGCGTCGAGCAGTCTCGGTGGTGTTGAACCGCAACGAGAACACGACGTTCAAGGCCGTGGTGTCACTCGACGATCGCACCACCGAATCGTGGACGCACATTCCGGATGTGCAGCCCAACTTCACCGTCGACGAGTGGGAGGAGGCCGACGCGACCCTGCGTGCCCACCCCGATGTGATTGCCGCCCTTGCCGATCGCGGTATCACCGATCTGGATCTGGTGTTCATGGACACCTGGACCTACGGCGAGGCAGTGACGCCCGAGAAGTACAAGGGTCGACGCCTGGGCTGGTCCGACACGTGGGTCAAGGCCTCGGAGGGTGCCAATCCCTATGCCGGGCCGGTCGGCGGTTTCCACTGCGTCATCGACGTCAACACGATGGAACTGCTCGAGATCGAGGACACGTATCGCGTCGAGCGGCCGGAGATCATGGGTGAGTACGTGCCCCGCCACATCCCGGAGCGAATCAGGAACGCGAGCACACGCCCACCCCTGAAGCCCCTCGAGATCACTCAGACCGACGGGCCGTCGTTCGAGCTCGACGGCAACAAGCTGACGTGGCAGAACTGGTCGCTGCGCGTGGGGTTCAACTATCGCGAGGGCATGACGCTGCACGCCGTCAGCTACAACGACAACGGGAACGTGCGGTCCGTTGCCAATCGAATGTCGTTCGCGGAGATGGTCGTTCCGTATCGCGATCACACCGAGGACCACTACCGACGCACCGCGTTCGACATCGGCGAATGGGGCCTGGGCTTCATGACCACCTCGCTCGAGCTCGGCTGCGATTGCCTCGGCGAGATCCGGTACCTCGATGCAGTGCTGCACAACAGCAAGGGTGAGCCGTACACGATCACCAACGCGATCTGCATTCACGAGGAAGACAACGCCGTGCTGTGGAAGCACGTCGATCACGACGCCGGAGCCGAGGTGCGACGGATGCGTCGGCTCACGGTCAGCTTCCATGCAACGGTTGCCAACTACGAGTACCTCGTCTACTGGCGGTTCTATCAGGACGGCAACATCGAGTGCGAGGTCCGCGCGACGGGCATCATGGTCGTCACCCACTTCGACGAGGGCGGCACCCATCCGTCCGGAACGCTGGTCGACAACCGCACGTACGCGCCCTACCATCAGCACTTCCTGGTCGCCCGGCTGGATCTGGACATCGACGGCACCGAGAACACCGTGTATTCCAGTGAAACCCAACGTGTTCCGATGGGACCGGACAACCCTTACGGTCTCGCGCTGACTCAGGTCAACACTCCGCTGACCACCGAGTCCGAAGGCAAGCAGGATTACGACTGGAACACCCAGAAGGCGTGGAAAGTCGTCAACGACAACGTCACCAACGGCCTCGGCACCCGGCCCGCCTACAAGTTGGTTCCGGGAGCGGCCATCCCGTCGATGTTCGATCCCGCATCGCCGATCTTCCAGCGCGCCCAGGTGATCGGCCACACCGTCTGGGTCACCCCCAACTCACCCGACGAGCGTTGGCCCAGCGGCGAGTTCGTGAACCAGAGCGGCATCGACCACGGGCTACCGGAGTGGACCGAGAAGGATCGCAGCATCGAGAACACCGACGTCGTCGTCTGGTACACCTTCGGCATCCACCACATCACGCGGCCGGAGGACTGGCCGGTGATGCCCGCGGACACGGTCTCGTTCTGGCTCAAGCCGTTCGGGTTCTTCGATCGAAATCCATCGCTCGACGTCACACCGTCGGAACCGAAGTCGTGCCACACCGATCCCGGTAGCACCTGCCATTAG
- a CDS encoding universal stress protein: protein MRLIVGYQATPSGADGIALGATLARSLQASLDICLVLPQERPVPSKAPVEAGYDDILIDRATGWLDEALTLVPEDVQARAHLLFDESFAQGLLDCVDECDAYMIVVGAAGDGLLGRHSIGTVTSDLLHVSHVPLALAPRGYRHSPPQRIREITCAIGNRPGAAELVRAATDLSVTAELPLRLLSLVSAEEQSARGPDGLAKAEEVLRTVQAELPAGSDVQLTVAEGSGIEKAASSLDWHDGDVLMVGSSRLAQPHRLFLGSVAAKMLRVVPVPMIVVPREADDE, encoded by the coding sequence ATGCGTCTGATCGTGGGGTACCAGGCAACACCGAGTGGAGCAGACGGAATCGCCCTGGGGGCAACGCTCGCGCGTTCGCTACAGGCATCACTGGACATCTGTCTGGTACTGCCGCAGGAGCGGCCGGTGCCGTCCAAGGCTCCGGTCGAGGCCGGATACGACGACATCCTGATCGATCGGGCCACCGGCTGGCTCGACGAGGCACTGACCCTGGTACCCGAGGACGTACAGGCACGCGCACACCTGTTGTTCGACGAGTCCTTCGCACAGGGCCTGCTCGACTGTGTGGACGAGTGTGACGCCTACATGATCGTCGTCGGTGCGGCCGGTGACGGTCTGCTCGGACGCCATTCGATCGGCACCGTCACCAGCGATCTTCTGCATGTGTCGCATGTGCCGCTCGCGCTGGCTCCGCGGGGGTATCGGCACTCGCCGCCGCAGCGCATCCGGGAGATCACCTGTGCAATCGGAAATCGGCCGGGGGCAGCCGAACTCGTGCGGGCAGCCACCGACCTGTCCGTCACCGCCGAGTTGCCGCTGCGGCTGCTCTCCCTCGTGTCCGCAGAAGAGCAATCGGCACGGGGTCCGGACGGTCTCGCCAAGGCCGAGGAGGTGCTGCGGACCGTGCAAGCGGAACTGCCCGCCGGATCGGACGTGCAGTTGACGGTGGCGGAGGGCTCCGGCATCGAGAAGGCCGCTTCTTCGCTCGACTGGCACGACGGCGACGTGTTGATGGTGGGGTCGTCTCGACTCGCCCAGCCTCACCGCCTCTTCCTGGGATCGGTTGCCGCCAAGATGCTTCGGGTCGTTCCCGTTCCGATGATCGTTGTTCCGAGAGAGGCCGACGATGAATGA
- a CDS encoding LLM class flavin-dependent oxidoreductase: protein MRFQVLDIVFNPPHPATGAVVHPADRFDRLIELAVLAEELGIDSFSVGERHAGDVLSSAPTVLLGALAQATHRILLSTGVTVLSVLDPIRVAEDLGTVDQLSRGRLEVVIGKGNEVLQYPLFGLDIARQYEYLTENYELLRRLIREEHVDWTGRHRHPLSDATTLPRPFDGPFRIWHGSATSIEAVDLAAEWGDPIVTANALQPRENYKELIDRYREQYRNHGHDPDKAYVGAGSGGLFLGTTTEAAVADYRPIYEGIVAQQDKRKHDPAAKGKVTSFRTIDDAVARGPALVGSSERVAAKILDYHDAYGHDLQSVSINHVLDFERQKDTLRQFAEEVIPLVRAEVTTTLWTTEDKDRARGFTAS, encoded by the coding sequence ATGCGCTTTCAGGTTCTCGACATCGTCTTCAACCCTCCGCACCCGGCCACCGGTGCAGTCGTGCACCCGGCCGACCGATTCGACCGGTTGATCGAACTCGCCGTTCTTGCAGAAGAACTGGGCATCGATTCGTTCTCTGTCGGAGAACGGCACGCGGGAGACGTGCTCTCGTCCGCTCCCACGGTGCTTCTCGGCGCGCTCGCCCAGGCGACACATCGCATTCTGTTGTCCACCGGCGTCACCGTCCTGTCGGTGTTGGATCCGATTCGCGTCGCCGAAGACCTCGGCACCGTCGATCAACTGAGTCGAGGCCGCCTCGAAGTCGTCATCGGCAAAGGCAACGAAGTACTGCAGTACCCACTGTTCGGACTCGACATCGCGCGCCAGTACGAGTACCTCACCGAGAACTACGAACTGCTCCGCAGGCTGATCCGTGAGGAGCACGTGGATTGGACCGGGCGCCACCGACATCCGTTGTCCGACGCCACCACACTGCCCAGGCCCTTCGACGGGCCGTTTCGAATCTGGCACGGTTCGGCCACGTCGATCGAGGCGGTCGATCTGGCGGCCGAGTGGGGAGACCCCATCGTGACAGCCAACGCACTGCAGCCGAGGGAGAACTACAAGGAACTCATCGACCGCTACCGCGAGCAGTATCGCAATCACGGTCATGACCCGGACAAGGCGTACGTGGGTGCTGGCTCCGGGGGGTTGTTCCTCGGCACGACGACCGAGGCTGCCGTTGCCGATTATCGGCCGATCTACGAGGGCATCGTCGCGCAGCAGGACAAGCGCAAACACGATCCGGCGGCCAAGGGCAAGGTGACGAGCTTTCGGACCATCGACGACGCGGTAGCGCGGGGGCCCGCACTGGTGGGCTCGTCCGAACGCGTCGCGGCGAAGATACTCGACTACCACGACGCGTACGGCCATGATCTGCAATCGGTTTCGATCAACCACGTACTGGACTTCGAGCGTCAGAAGGACACGTTACGACAGTTCGCCGAAGAAGTGATTCCATTGGTGCGGGCCGAGGTGACGACCACACTGTGGACGACCGAGGACAAAGATCGTGCCAGGGGATTCACGGCGAGTTGA
- a CDS encoding helix-turn-helix transcriptional regulator — protein MSGTNNVRAHRKQARITQAELGSICGVSRQSIVSVEGGDYAPSVYLALRLARALDTTVETLFGDEGEEES, from the coding sequence ATGTCCGGAACGAACAACGTTCGCGCACATCGCAAACAGGCACGCATCACCCAAGCCGAACTCGGCAGCATCTGCGGCGTGAGCCGTCAGAGCATCGTCTCCGTCGAAGGCGGCGACTATGCGCCGAGCGTCTACCTGGCGCTGCGATTGGCCCGCGCACTCGATACGACAGTGGAGACACTGTTCGGAGACGAAGGAGAGGAAGAATCATGA
- a CDS encoding MBL fold metallo-hydrolase, producing MADTEVGYRQIADDTWAFMRPPGSWGQTNTGLIVAPGSASMLIDTVWDVNWAQRVVADTAELVADAPITEVLNTHSDGDHWWGNDTVPATARITTSTASLHAMKEETPPKGVDAFASVGAKIGWVPGPVGAMGSYMDRVRGEATFPTSLPRLPDHTFDTTETIDVAGRPVHLRYLGPAHTEGDLIAHLPDVGVVFAGDLLFIDATPVLWHGPLQNWIDALDHLLELDADVYVPGHGPLCGTGEIRALHNYWTWVSEAGRSCFDAGLGPTEAALNLLKSPEFGQYSHWDSPERLILSMSTLYRLWRGEKPAPPALTRRARAFADAGRYLRQHRHRKP from the coding sequence GTGGCAGACACAGAGGTGGGGTATCGACAGATCGCCGACGACACCTGGGCATTCATGCGGCCGCCCGGCAGCTGGGGACAGACCAACACCGGACTGATCGTGGCACCGGGTTCGGCGTCGATGCTGATCGACACCGTCTGGGATGTGAACTGGGCGCAGCGAGTCGTCGCCGACACCGCCGAACTGGTCGCCGACGCACCGATCACCGAGGTGCTCAACACCCACTCCGACGGCGATCATTGGTGGGGAAACGACACCGTCCCTGCCACCGCCCGCATCACCACCAGTACCGCGTCGCTGCACGCGATGAAAGAGGAAACACCGCCGAAAGGGGTGGACGCGTTCGCATCTGTCGGCGCGAAGATCGGTTGGGTGCCGGGGCCGGTCGGGGCAATGGGCTCCTACATGGACCGAGTTCGCGGCGAGGCCACCTTCCCCACGAGTCTGCCGAGACTGCCCGACCACACCTTCGACACCACCGAGACCATCGACGTGGCGGGGCGACCGGTCCACCTGCGGTACCTGGGCCCAGCACACACCGAAGGCGACCTCATCGCCCATCTCCCCGACGTCGGAGTCGTGTTCGCCGGCGACCTGCTCTTCATCGACGCCACCCCGGTGCTCTGGCACGGACCTCTGCAGAACTGGATCGACGCGCTCGACCACCTTCTCGAACTCGATGCCGACGTCTACGTTCCCGGCCACGGACCCCTGTGCGGCACCGGCGAGATCCGGGCGCTCCACAACTATTGGACCTGGGTATCCGAGGCCGGACGCAGCTGCTTCGACGCCGGGCTCGGTCCAACCGAAGCCGCCCTCAACCTGCTGAAATCTCCTGAATTCGGGCAGTACTCACACTGGGACTCACCGGAACGACTCATCCTGAGCATGAGCACCCTGTACCGCCTGTGGCGAGGTGAGAAGCCCGCCCCACCCGCACTGACGCGTCGAGCACGCGCGTTCGCCGACGCGGGACGCTACCTCCGGCAGCATCGGCACCGAAAGCCCTAG
- a CDS encoding APC family permease, translating to MNEHKVVDVESKGLSAGQLGLLASVVLGISTIAPAYALTASLGPTVTEVGVHLPAIFIVGFIPMLLVALGYRELNAAEPDSGTSFTWASKAFGPYVGWMGGWGLIAATIIVLSNLAGVAVDFFYLFLAQVTSNDSLADLTGNKLVNIVTCLVFMALAAWLCYRGMQETKRVQYTMLGFQLLVMAWFIVAAFVKVGSGDGAEDISFSLDWFDPFGIPSFSAFTAGLSLSIFMYWGWDVCLTVNEETSGSAKIPGRAALVTVFFIIVLYLLTAVATLLFAGTGDTGNGLQNPDTTDNVFAALAGPVMGPFAILLSLAVLSSSASSLQATFISPARTLLAMGHYQALPKRFASITPRFSTPGFATLVAGGASAGFYAVMRVVSDNVLTDTIAALGLMICFYYGITAFACVWYFREELFTSTRNFFFKFLAPLLGGVGMAVVFVQTSVDAWDPEFGSGSSLFGIGMVFLIGVGIIVLGIVVMAVVALRKPEFFKGNILRRDTPSLIVED from the coding sequence ATGAATGAGCACAAGGTAGTCGACGTCGAGTCCAAGGGCCTGTCCGCCGGCCAGCTCGGGTTGCTCGCCAGTGTGGTGCTGGGCATCTCGACCATCGCACCCGCTTACGCACTCACTGCGTCGCTCGGGCCGACGGTCACCGAAGTCGGAGTACATCTGCCCGCGATCTTCATCGTCGGCTTCATCCCGATGTTGCTGGTGGCCTTGGGCTACCGAGAGCTCAACGCGGCGGAGCCCGACAGCGGCACGTCGTTCACGTGGGCGTCGAAGGCCTTCGGCCCGTACGTCGGATGGATGGGTGGCTGGGGCCTGATCGCGGCCACCATCATCGTGCTCTCGAACCTGGCCGGAGTGGCCGTCGACTTCTTCTATCTCTTTCTCGCCCAGGTCACCAGCAACGACTCCTTGGCCGACCTGACCGGCAACAAGCTCGTCAACATCGTCACGTGCCTGGTGTTCATGGCGTTGGCGGCGTGGCTCTGCTATCGCGGCATGCAGGAGACCAAGCGCGTGCAGTACACGATGCTCGGCTTCCAGCTGCTGGTGATGGCGTGGTTCATCGTTGCCGCGTTCGTCAAGGTCGGTTCCGGCGATGGGGCCGAGGACATCTCGTTCAGCCTGGACTGGTTCGACCCGTTCGGGATCCCGAGCTTCTCCGCCTTCACTGCCGGACTGTCGCTGTCGATATTCATGTACTGGGGTTGGGACGTCTGCCTGACGGTCAACGAGGAGACCTCGGGCAGCGCAAAGATTCCCGGGCGTGCAGCGCTGGTCACGGTGTTCTTCATCATCGTGCTGTACTTGCTCACCGCAGTGGCAACTCTGCTCTTCGCCGGCACCGGTGACACCGGAAACGGACTGCAGAATCCCGACACCACCGACAACGTGTTCGCCGCCCTCGCCGGGCCGGTGATGGGCCCCTTCGCGATCCTGCTGTCCCTGGCCGTGTTGAGCAGCTCCGCCAGTTCGCTGCAGGCCACGTTCATCTCACCGGCGCGTACTCTGCTCGCGATGGGTCACTACCAGGCCCTACCGAAGCGGTTCGCCTCCATCACACCGAGATTCAGCACTCCGGGCTTCGCGACGCTCGTGGCAGGCGGGGCGTCCGCCGGCTTCTACGCCGTGATGCGGGTGGTGAGCGACAACGTTCTCACCGACACCATTGCCGCTCTGGGACTGATGATCTGCTTCTACTACGGCATCACGGCATTCGCCTGTGTCTGGTACTTCCGCGAGGAGCTGTTCACCAGCACCCGCAACTTCTTCTTCAAGTTCCTGGCCCCGCTACTCGGTGGCGTCGGGATGGCCGTGGTGTTCGTGCAGACCTCGGTCGACGCCTGGGACCCCGAATTCGGCAGCGGCTCATCACTGTTCGGTATCGGCATGGTGTTCCTCATCGGCGTCGGCATCATCGTTCTCGGCATCGTCGTCATGGCAGTGGTGGCACTGCGCAAGCCGGAGTTCTTCAAGGGCAACATTCTCCGGCGCGACACTCCGTCACTGATCGTCGAGGACTGA
- a CDS encoding NADPH-dependent oxidoreductase has protein sequence MTSLSASWVQQRYRDPALTALAYTNETIDVLLSHHSVRTFTDDPIDTETIETIVAAAQSAPTSSNLQAWSVIAVRDPARKKRLAALAGNQAFVAEAAVFLVFVADLGRARRLAAAHDAELGGADYFDSTILGAIDAALAAQNAVVAAESLGWGTVYVGAVRNAPDEIAAELALAEQSVPVVGLALGRAGEDTAGVKPRLPISSVLHHENYDAVVADAAVPVYEQRLSEYYVTQGRTSSWISSVLSRLRSGEAIGSRVTLRQSFESLGWKSR, from the coding sequence GTGACCTCCCTTTCGGCCTCGTGGGTTCAGCAGCGCTACCGCGATCCTGCTCTGACGGCATTGGCGTACACGAACGAGACGATCGACGTTCTGCTGTCGCATCACTCGGTGCGGACGTTCACAGACGATCCGATCGACACCGAGACGATCGAGACCATCGTCGCCGCAGCCCAATCCGCGCCGACGTCATCGAACCTGCAGGCCTGGAGCGTGATCGCGGTACGAGACCCGGCGCGCAAGAAGCGTCTGGCGGCGCTGGCCGGGAACCAGGCGTTCGTCGCCGAGGCTGCGGTGTTCCTGGTGTTCGTGGCCGATCTCGGGCGGGCCCGACGGCTCGCCGCAGCGCACGACGCCGAACTCGGCGGTGCCGACTACTTCGACAGTACGATTCTCGGTGCCATCGATGCAGCGTTGGCCGCGCAGAACGCCGTCGTCGCTGCGGAGTCGCTGGGATGGGGGACGGTGTATGTCGGGGCGGTGCGCAACGCACCCGACGAGATTGCTGCCGAGCTGGCACTGGCCGAACAATCGGTTCCGGTGGTGGGCTTGGCGCTGGGCCGAGCGGGCGAGGATACGGCTGGGGTGAAGCCGCGATTGCCCATCTCCTCGGTGCTCCATCACGAAAACTACGACGCCGTGGTGGCCGACGCTGCGGTGCCTGTCTACGAGCAACGATTATCGGAATACTATGTGACACAAGGGCGTACGTCATCCTGGATCTCGTCGGTACTGTCGCGCCTGCGCAGCGGTGAGGCGATCGGTTCGCGTGTGACGCTCAGGCAATCGTTCGAGTCCCTCGGCTGGAAGTCCCGGTAG